The following proteins are co-located in the Chitinivibrionales bacterium genome:
- a CDS encoding lycopene cyclase domain-containing protein: protein MSKIGAVIIPFIYAILFIFVPIKLFNTNYGWSVIILFWIPAILLYVSMSLGKKISSARQKAFWATTLIMIPVTFLFEYLCLYLDIWGFHEDIHKLWGIKIWGAPIEEFLFWFGATPFCLMVYLYFRNIFKPSRVSGT from the coding sequence ATGAGTAAAATCGGAGCCGTGATCATTCCTTTTATTTATGCGATCCTCTTTATTTTTGTGCCGATTAAGCTTTTCAATACCAATTACGGCTGGTCGGTTATTATTCTGTTCTGGATACCGGCCATACTCCTCTATGTTTCTATGTCCCTTGGCAAAAAGATATCTTCTGCCCGGCAAAAAGCATTCTGGGCTACTACATTGATAATGATTCCGGTGACTTTCCTTTTCGAATATCTCTGTTTATATCTCGATATCTGGGGCTTTCATGAGGATATTCATAAGCTCTGGGGAATAAAAATCTGGGGTGCGCCGATAGAAGAATTTCTTTTCTGGTTCGGAGCGACACCCTTTTGTCTGATGGTATACCTCTACTTTCGCAATATTTTTAAACCTTCAAGGGTATCAGGCACCTAG